Genomic window (Caldinitratiruptor microaerophilus):
GTCGTGCTGAACGAGGCCCCCCGGCAGGCCGGCCTGGCCGCCGAGATCGCCGCCACCATCAACGACCGGGCGCTCCTGTACCTGGAGGCGCCGGTCGAGCGGGTCACGGGCTACGACACCCCCATGCCGTACCTGCTGAACGAGGACCTGTACCTGCCCGATGCCGACCGGGTCCTGGAAGCGATCACGGCCGTCCACGCATACTAGGCCACAGTCCGGGAGGCAGGCGTCATGGCATACGAGTTCCGCCTCCCCGACGTCGGGGAGGGCCTGCACGAGGCCGAGATCGTGCGCTGGCTCGTGAAGGAGGGGGACATGGTCGCGGAAGACCAGCCCCTCGTCGAGGTGCAGACGGACAAGGTCACCACGGAGATCCCGTCGCCCGTGGCCGGCCGCGTGGTCCGGCTCGCGGGCCAGCCCGGCGACGTGGTCGAGGTCGGCAGCGTCATCGTCGTGCTGGAACCGGTGGGGGCCGCCGCGCCCGCGGCCGAGCCGGCACCCGGGGCCGCTGCCGTGGCACCGGTGAACGGCGCGGCGGCCGCCCCGCGGGACGGTGAGCCGCTCTCGCCCCCGGCTCCGTCGGTCCCCGGTGCCGTCCCGGCGGGCCGTCCCATCGCCACCCCGGCCATCCGGCGGCGGGCGCGGGAGATGGGCATCGACCTGCGCCAGGTGCGCGGCACGGGACCCGCCGGGCGGATCACCGCGGCCGACCTGGAGGCCGTCGCCGCCGGGCGGGGGGTCGCCGCGGCGGCACCGGCCGCTCCAGCCCTGGTTGCCACTGCCCCGGAAGCACCGGCCGTTCAGACCCCCGCCGCCCCCGCCGCGGCGGCCCCCGCCGGCGAAGCCCAGGCCCCTGCTGCCGGCCCTCGGCCCGGTCAGCGGCTGCCGCTGCGGGGCGTCCGCCGGGTGATCGCCGAGGCGATGGTGCGTTCCAAGCACACGGCGCCGCACGTCACCGTGATGGACGAGGTCGAGGTGAGCGCCCTCGTCGCCCTCCGGGAGGAGGCCCGCCGGCTGGCGGAGGCCCGGGGCGTGAAGCTCACCTACCTGCCCTTCGTCGTCAAGGCGGCCGTAGCGGCGCTGAGGGAGTTTCCCTACCTGAACGCCAGCCTCGACGA
Coding sequences:
- a CDS encoding dihydrolipoamide acetyltransferase family protein is translated as MAYEFRLPDVGEGLHEAEIVRWLVKEGDMVAEDQPLVEVQTDKVTTEIPSPVAGRVVRLAGQPGDVVEVGSVIVVLEPVGAAAPAAEPAPGAAAVAPVNGAAAAPRDGEPLSPPAPSVPGAVPAGRPIATPAIRRRAREMGIDLRQVRGTGPAGRITAADLEAVAAGRGVAAAAPAAPALVATAPEAPAVQTPAAPAAAAPAGEAQAPAAGPRPGQRLPLRGVRRVIAEAMVRSKHTAPHVTVMDEVEVSALVALREEARRLAEARGVKLTYLPFVVKAAVAALREFPYLNASLDDERQEIVLHDHYHIGIATDTDGGLMVPVVKDADRKRLIDLAAEIAGLAGRARAGKLSLDELKGSTFTISNIGTVGAGVVFTPVINHPEVAILGVGTLAEKPVVKDGALAVGKVLHLSLSFDHRVVDGAMAGRFLRRVMDLLANPTMLLLEMM